The DNA window CTCAAGGCGCAGATCGTTGCCGAGTGTGCCCAGCCCGGCGCCTCGATTGCCGCGGTAGCGCTGTCACACGGTGTCAACGCCAATCTGCTACACAAGTGGATTCGCCTCGACCGCACTCGCTCTCAGGCAAGCGCGCCGGCATTCGTG is part of the Microvirgula aerodenitrificans DSM 15089 genome and encodes:
- a CDS encoding transposase, translated to MPKTELPTLRQRRSYPKPLKAQIVAECAQPGASIAAVALSHGVNANLLHKWIRLDRTRSQASAPAFV